Sequence from the Herbaspirillum sp. meg3 genome:
GATAAAAACATTCTGCGTAGTACGGAGAAGTGTTCGTCCAGCTTTTTATGCCATCTTTATTTAATATTCAGTGTGCCATCTTTTGTCTATTTTGCAGGCGAATGTTGAGAATGCTGTAGAAAAATTTATATCTTCGTTGTCGCCGCGCCATGCTTTGCCTGTATTCGGCTCGCGCCTGGTGATCTGCTGTTTATCCGGCCACAGCGCTTGCCGGAAGGTTTGTCTCTCAGACGGTATAATGGCGGTCGCCGCAAGCTGTCTCGCGGCACTCAATTTGCGCAAAGCATTCCCTCTCCTCTGGTTCAACCGTCTTTAGCATCAGACGGCATTTGTCATTTTTTCATGCAAACAGACTCTTCGCCTTTTCAGGGCAAACGCCTTCCCGGCTGGCTGATCTTGATGGCCGCATTGACCGCAATGGGCGCCCTGGCGATCGACATGTACCTGCCCAGTTTTTCCTTCATCGCCAAGGATCTCGGCGTGGGCAGCAACACGATTCAACTCACGCTGTCGACCTTCCTGATTGGCCTGGCGTTCGGGCAAATGTTCTACGGCCCGATCAGTGACCGCTTCGGCCGCAAGCCGCCGCTGTATTTCGGCATCTGTCTGTACGTCATCTCCGCCCTCGGCTGTGCGCTGGCGCCGAATATCGAGACGCTGCTGGTGCTGCGTTTCTTCCAGGGTCTGGGCGGTAGCGCAGGCATGGTGATCCCGCGTGCCGTGGTGCGCGACAAGATGGGCGCCGAAGGAGCCGCCCGCGCTTTCTCGATGCTGATGCTGGTGTTCGGCCTGGCGCCGATTCTCGCGCCGTTCATCGGCGGCCTGCTGCTGACCTTCTCGACCTGGCGCGCGATTTTTGCGACGCTGACCGTGTTCGGCGCCATCTGTCTGATCTGCACTCACCGCGTGATGGAAGAAACCCGCGATCAGGCACACGTGGTGCCCCTGCATCTGGGGCGCGTGCTGCGTCAGTATCTCGATCTGCTGCGGCATCGCCAGTTCATGGCCTACGTTTTGTGCGGCGGTCTGATCCAGGCGGGTTTGTTTGCATATATCTCCGGCGGCCCGTTTGTGATCATCGAACTGCACGGTATCAAGCCGCAGAACTTCGGCTTCGTTTTCGGCGCCAACGCCATCGGTCTGATCGCCTGTTCGCAGATCAATGCGCGT
This genomic interval carries:
- a CDS encoding Bcr/CflA family multidrug efflux MFS transporter, with translation MQTDSSPFQGKRLPGWLILMAALTAMGALAIDMYLPSFSFIAKDLGVGSNTIQLTLSTFLIGLAFGQMFYGPISDRFGRKPPLYFGICLYVISALGCALAPNIETLLVLRFFQGLGGSAGMVIPRAVVRDKMGAEGAARAFSMLMLVFGLAPILAPFIGGLLLTFSTWRAIFATLTVFGAICLICTHRVMEETRDQAHVVPLHLGRVLRQYLDLLRHRQFMAYVLCGGLIQAGLFAYISGGPFVIIELHGIKPQNFGFVFGANAIGLIACSQINARLVIKRSADRVLGKIIWIPAILTTTVAVLVVCGYESLPLLLIGFFGFLSCHGFVGPNASAIALAQQGKQAGTAAALMGTLQFGIGMLSGVVMGLWHDGTALPLVTVMAVCGVAALLLYRYVARHTTQTVTRQA